In Centropristis striata isolate RG_2023a ecotype Rhode Island chromosome 1, C.striata_1.0, whole genome shotgun sequence, one DNA window encodes the following:
- the mettl14 gene encoding N6-adenosine-methyltransferase non-catalytic subunit — protein MNSRLQEIRERQKLRRQLLAQQLGAESADSIGAVLKSKDELKEIEETRETCRSSFDSSAAPSKRKAQTEGEDTEEDVEEQKDEVEVQQLDEGNPYEEVYKDSSTFLKGTQSLNPHNDYCQHFVDTGHRPQNFIRDVGLADRFEEYPKLRELIRLKDELISTTNTPPMYLQADPEHFDLQDLKCKFDVILLEPPLEEYYRESGISHTERFWTWDDIMKLEIEEISSIRSFVFLWCGSGEGLDLGRMCLRKWGFRRCEDICWIKTNKNNPGKTKALDPKAVFQRTKEHCLMGIKGTVRRSTDGDFIHANVDIDLIITEEPEMGNVEKPVEIFHIIEHFCLGRRRLHLFGRDSTIRPGWLTVGPTLTNSNFNPETYASYFINSPLSGCTEDIERLRPKSPPAKLKSDRGGGAPRGGRGGPNAGRGGDRGRERNRPNFRGDRGGFRGRGGPHRGFPPR, from the exons ATGAACAGTCGACTGCAAGAAATCCGCGAGCGACAAAAACTAAGGCGGCAGCTTTTAGCCCAACAG TTGGGAGCTGAAAGTGCAGACAGCATTGGAGCGGTTCTAAAAAGTAAAGATGAATTAAAGGAGATAGAGGAGACAAGAGAAACATGCAG gTCTTCATTTGATTCTTCAGCCGCACCTTCAAAAAGGAAGgcacagacagagggagaggacACAGAGGAAGATGTGGAAGAACAAAAG gATGAGGTGGAAGTGCAGCAGCTGGATGAAGGCAACCCATATGAGGAAGTGTACAAGGACTCAAGTACTTTCCTTAAG ggtactcaaagTTTAAACCCCCACAACGACTACTGTCAGCACTTTGTCGACACAGGGCACAGGCCACAAAACTTCATCCGAGATGTTG GCTTGGCTGACCGATTTGAAGAATACCCCAAGCTTCGAGAGCTGATCAGACTGAAGGACGAACTCATCTCCACCACCAACACCCCTCCCAT GTACCTCCAGGCTGATCCAGAGCACTTTGACCTGCAGGATTTAAAGTGCAAGTTTGATGTAATTCTGCTTGAGCCTCCCTTAGAGGAATATTACAGAGAATCAGGCATCAGCCACACTGAACGTTTCTGGACCTGGGAtgat ATCATGAAGCTGGAAATTGAGGAGATCTCATCTATACGTTCCTTTGTCTTTCTGTGGTGTGGCTCCGGTGAAGGCCTGGACTTGGGCAGAATG TGTTTGAGGAAGTGGGGCTTTAGGCGTTGTGAGGATATCTGTTGGATCAAGACCAACAAGAACAACCCAGGCAAGACCAAGGCACTGGACCCGAAAGCAGTATTCCAGAGGACCAAG GAACACTGCCTAATGGGAATCAAAGGAACAGTGCGTAGGAGTACAGATGGTGACTTCATCCATGCTAACGTGGACATTGACCTGATCATCACTGAGGAGCCTGAGATGGGAAATGTAGAGAAGCCTGTGGAGATCTTCCACATAATTGAGCATTTCTGTTTGGGCCGCAGGAGGTTGCACCTGTTTGGACGAGACTCAACCATTAGACCAG GCTGGTTGACCGTGGGTCCTACTTTGACAAACAGTAACTTTAACCCAGAGACCTATGCCTCGTACTTTATCAACTCTCCTCTGTCTGGCTGCACTGAGGACATAGAAAGGCTGAGGCCTAAATCTCCCCCTGCGAAGCTGAAGTCGGACCGTGGTGGTGGAGCACCCAGAGGAGGACGTGGCGGGCCAAATGCAGGAAGAGGTGGCGACAGAGGCCGTGAAAGAAACCGGCCAAACTTCAGGGGGGACAGGGGAGGCTTCAGGGGCAGGGGTGGGCCGCATAGGGGCTTCCCACCTCGCTAG